A region from the Thermoanaerobaculia bacterium genome encodes:
- the mtnP gene encoding S-methyl-5'-thioadenosine phosphorylase, with the protein MTVRIGILGGSGLYDLPALAGREERTVATPFGAPSDVYVLGALSGVPVAFLARHGRGHRLSPSEIPFRANVFGFKALGCDAILSASAVGSLREELAPSHVCVPDQFIDRTRSRIDTFFRDGIVAHVSLADPVCPSVSGALAASARKAGAVVHEGGTYVCMEGPPFSTRAESNLYRSWGASVVGMTNLTEAKLAREAEICYGTMALVTDYDCWREATEEVSVEMVLGVLRGNAEMAQRALLTAVSRVDPGRGCSCRDALRDAIVTDPAHISGRVRADLAPILGRRFP; encoded by the coding sequence CTGACGGTGCGGATCGGGATCCTCGGCGGCAGCGGTCTGTACGACCTGCCCGCCCTCGCCGGCCGCGAGGAGCGTACGGTCGCGACCCCTTTCGGCGCCCCGTCGGATGTTTACGTACTGGGAGCGCTCTCCGGAGTGCCCGTCGCGTTCCTCGCGCGGCACGGCCGCGGCCATCGGCTCTCGCCGTCGGAGATCCCGTTCCGGGCCAACGTCTTCGGCTTCAAGGCGCTCGGATGCGACGCGATCCTCTCCGCGTCCGCGGTCGGAAGTCTCCGGGAGGAGCTCGCGCCCTCGCACGTCTGTGTTCCCGACCAGTTCATCGACCGGACCCGGTCGCGGATCGACACGTTCTTCCGCGACGGAATCGTCGCGCACGTCTCGCTCGCCGATCCGGTGTGCCCGTCGGTCTCCGGGGCGCTCGCCGCGTCCGCTCGAAAGGCGGGCGCGGTCGTGCACGAGGGCGGGACGTACGTGTGCATGGAGGGCCCTCCCTTCTCGACGCGCGCGGAGTCGAACCTCTACCGCTCGTGGGGAGCGAGCGTCGTCGGGATGACCAATTTGACCGAGGCGAAGCTCGCGCGCGAGGCCGAGATCTGCTACGGGACGATGGCGCTCGTCACCGACTACGACTGCTGGCGCGAGGCGACGGAAGAAGTTTCCGTGGAGATGGTGCTCGGGGTTCTCCGCGGGAACGCCGAGATGGCGCAGCGGGCGCTGCTCACCGCCGTTTCCCGGGTCGATCCCGGCCGCGGCTGCTCCTGTCGCGACGCGCTGCGCGACGCGATCGTGACCGACCCGGCGCACATCTCCGGGCGCGTCCGGGCCGACCTCGCCCCGATTCTCGGACGGCGCTTCCCGTGA